One window of Pectobacterium carotovorum genomic DNA carries:
- the pepA gene encoding leucyl aminopeptidase, which yields MEFSVKSGSPEKQRSACIVVGVFEPRRLSPIAEQLDKISDGYISALLRRGELEGKVGQSLLLHHVPNILSERILLIGCGKERELDERQYKQVIQKTINALNETGSMEAVCFLTELHVKGRNTYWKVRQAVETAKETLYTFDQLKSNKVELRRPLRKMVFNVPTRRELTSGERAIQHGLAIAAGIKAAKDLGNMPPNICNAAYLASQARQLADTYSQNIITRVIGEQQMKELGMNAYLAVGQGSQNESLMSVIEYKGDPNPETRPIVLVGKGLTFDSGGISIKPADSMDEMKYDMCGAATVYGVMRMAAELALPLNIIGVLAGCENMVDGRAYRPGDVLTTMSGQTVEVLNTDAEGRLVLCDTLTYVERYEPDVVIDVATLTGACVIALGHHITGLMANHNPLAHELLSASEQSGDRAWRLPLTDEFQEQLESNFADMANIGGRPGGAITAGCFLSRFTRKYSWAHLDIAGTAWRSGKAKGATGRPVALLSQFLLNRAGQNDVE from the coding sequence ATGGAGTTCAGCGTAAAAAGCGGTAGCCCGGAAAAACAACGCAGTGCCTGCATTGTCGTCGGCGTGTTTGAACCGCGTCGTCTGTCCCCTATTGCCGAACAACTCGATAAAATCAGCGACGGCTACATCAGCGCGTTGCTTCGCCGTGGTGAATTAGAAGGCAAAGTGGGGCAATCACTGCTTTTGCACCATGTACCTAACATTCTTTCCGAGCGCATTCTGCTGATTGGTTGCGGTAAAGAGCGCGAACTTGATGAACGCCAGTACAAACAGGTGATTCAGAAGACGATCAACGCCCTGAACGAAACCGGCTCGATGGAAGCAGTCTGCTTCCTGACAGAGCTACACGTGAAAGGCCGTAACACGTACTGGAAAGTGCGTCAGGCGGTCGAAACCGCAAAAGAGACGCTGTATACCTTCGATCAGCTTAAGAGCAATAAGGTCGAGCTGCGCCGTCCATTGCGCAAAATGGTCTTCAACGTACCGACGCGCCGTGAGCTGACCAGCGGCGAGCGCGCTATTCAGCACGGTCTGGCGATTGCAGCGGGCATCAAAGCCGCGAAAGATCTCGGCAACATGCCACCGAATATCTGTAATGCCGCGTATCTGGCTTCGCAAGCGCGTCAACTGGCCGATACTTACAGCCAGAACATCATCACGCGCGTGATTGGCGAACAGCAGATGAAAGAGCTGGGCATGAATGCCTATCTGGCCGTGGGTCAGGGCTCGCAGAATGAATCGCTGATGTCCGTTATCGAATATAAAGGCGATCCGAACCCAGAAACCCGCCCGATTGTGCTGGTAGGTAAAGGGCTGACGTTCGATTCCGGCGGCATCTCCATCAAACCTGCCGACAGCATGGACGAAATGAAGTACGACATGTGCGGCGCGGCCACGGTCTACGGCGTGATGCGCATGGCGGCCGAACTGGCGCTGCCGTTGAATATTATCGGCGTGCTGGCGGGCTGTGAAAACATGGTCGATGGCCGTGCATACCGTCCGGGTGACGTGCTGACCACGATGTCCGGTCAAACGGTAGAAGTGCTGAACACCGATGCAGAAGGCCGTCTGGTCTTGTGTGATACGCTGACCTACGTTGAGCGTTATGAGCCGGACGTGGTGATTGACGTCGCGACGCTGACCGGCGCGTGCGTGATTGCGCTGGGGCACCACATCACCGGGCTGATGGCGAACCACAATCCGCTGGCGCACGAACTGTTGAGCGCGTCCGAGCAGTCTGGTGACCGCGCATGGCGTCTGCCGCTGACCGACGAATTCCAGGAACAGCTGGAATCCAATTTTGCCGATATGGCAAATATTGGTGGTCGTCCGGGCGGTGCGATTACCGCAGGCTGCTTCCTGTCGCGCTTTACGCGTAAGTACAGCTGGGCGCATCTGGATATCGCGGGTACTGCTTGGCGTTCAGGTAAAGCCAAAGGTGCAACGGGTCGTCCGGTCGCGCTGTTATCACAGTTCCTGCTTAACCGCGCCGGACAGAACGACGTAGAATAA
- a CDS encoding DNA polymerase III subunit chi, with protein MKNATFYLLEHDSKSGELSAHEALACDLAAERWRAGKRVLIACEDEQQAIRLDEALWQRDPNAFVPHNLAGEGPRHGAPVELAWPQRRGNAPRDLLINLLPQFADFATAFHEVIDFVPYEESLKQLARDRYKTYRSVGFQLTTATPPTH; from the coding sequence ATGAAAAACGCAACGTTCTATCTTCTCGAACACGACAGCAAAAGCGGTGAGCTCAGCGCCCATGAGGCACTGGCATGCGATCTGGCGGCAGAACGTTGGCGAGCAGGAAAGCGCGTGCTGATTGCCTGTGAAGACGAGCAACAGGCCATCAGACTGGACGAGGCGCTGTGGCAGCGCGATCCCAACGCATTCGTGCCGCATAATCTGGCAGGCGAAGGGCCTCGTCACGGCGCACCAGTCGAACTGGCCTGGCCGCAGCGGCGTGGCAACGCGCCACGGGATCTGCTGATCAACCTATTGCCACAGTTCGCAGATTTTGCCACCGCTTTCCATGAAGTGATAGACTTTGTCCCTTACGAAGAATCCTTGAAACAGTTGGCGCGCGACCGCTATAAAACCTATCGCAGCGTCGGCTTCCAATTGACCACGGCTACGCCGCCAACTCACTGA